A genomic stretch from Bifidobacterium sp. ESL0769 includes:
- a CDS encoding MFS transporter, which produces MEKKQAPAYRWVILVVVCLIGVLSNYMQYQISAMAVSLTPLLKIDPAGFSTLLMMPMLTAVFLSIPMGTLGDKIGPKRVVFWCLIIAVIGAFLRTFFLNFPMQAISMFLLGAGIAALNANLIKILSVWFGDKAQVGMGFFFGSAGIGVILAQMVAPRMSVFVSYLTAAIILTIFTVIWLVLIKDVPDGVQLPPASGESPVKYFGVAAKSRNVWLIGLCYGFSMAASTAFAGFIPQTLRTIDHFDVTTAGLVASAAALGSIIGSVIGPQISSRLRTWKWYLVFTIVVGAALMCFFWAVVLGMKAAPAIPVLFIIMMISGTFGAMNGPIVQAMPYALPEIRGKYAGSAGGLVTAVGLLCAFLIPVIVSKLCGPNLILNLAIESGIFLISAVFVIAMPELGPGGKIAQQIAASEGHKA; this is translated from the coding sequence ATGGAAAAGAAACAAGCTCCCGCATATCGCTGGGTCATCCTGGTGGTCGTATGCCTGATCGGAGTACTGTCCAACTATATGCAGTATCAGATTTCGGCCATGGCCGTCTCGCTGACACCGCTGCTGAAGATCGATCCCGCCGGCTTCTCGACGCTGCTGATGATGCCGATGCTCACCGCGGTGTTCCTGAGCATCCCGATGGGCACGTTGGGTGACAAGATCGGCCCGAAGCGCGTCGTCTTCTGGTGTCTCATCATCGCCGTCATCGGTGCGTTCCTGCGTACCTTCTTCCTGAACTTCCCGATGCAAGCCATCTCGATGTTCCTGCTGGGTGCCGGTATCGCCGCGCTCAACGCGAACCTCATCAAGATCCTGAGCGTCTGGTTCGGTGACAAGGCGCAGGTCGGCATGGGCTTCTTCTTCGGTTCCGCCGGCATCGGCGTGATCTTGGCTCAGATGGTCGCCCCGCGTATGAGCGTGTTCGTCTCCTACCTGACCGCCGCGATTATCCTGACCATCTTCACCGTCATCTGGCTCGTGCTCATCAAGGATGTGCCCGACGGGGTTCAGCTTCCGCCGGCCTCTGGTGAATCCCCGGTCAAGTACTTCGGTGTGGCCGCCAAGTCCCGCAACGTCTGGCTTATCGGCCTGTGCTATGGCTTCTCGATGGCCGCTTCCACCGCTTTCGCCGGCTTCATCCCGCAAACGCTGCGCACCATCGATCACTTCGATGTGACCACTGCAGGCCTTGTGGCTTCCGCTGCCGCTCTTGGCTCGATCATTGGCTCCGTCATCGGCCCGCAAATCAGCTCCAGGCTGCGTACCTGGAAGTGGTACCTCGTGTTCACCATCGTGGTGGGCGCTGCGCTGATGTGCTTCTTCTGGGCCGTTGTCCTGGGTATGAAGGCCGCGCCGGCCATCCCGGTGCTCTTCATCATCATGATGATCTCCGGCACTTTCGGCGCCATGAACGGCCCGATCGTGCAGGCCATGCCGTATGCACTCCCTGAGATTCGTGGCAAGTACGCCGGCAGCGCCGGTGGCCTTGTCACCGCTGTCGGCCTGCTTTGCGCGTTCCTGATTCCGGTCATCGTCTCCAAGCTTTGCGGCCCGAACCTGATTCTGAACCTCGCCATCGAAAGCGGCATCTTCCTGATTTCTGCGGTGTTCGTCATCGCAATGCCGGAACTTGGCCCTGGCGGCAAGATCGCTCAACAGATCGCGGCCAGCGAAGGTCATAAGGCCTGA
- a CDS encoding carboxylesterase family protein, translating into MPKVTTKTGVLTGKELEGGVHAYLGIPYAKPAVGALRWQSPQPLEASDQEIDCTEFGKVPMQKVDPVMVDSLMEMSEDCLNLNVWVKNPEGKKDLPVMVFIHGGSYMEGGIADPEINGAQFARRDGVIMVNMNYRLNAFGFLNVGSLPGGEDFQDASTCGIQDQIAALKWVHENIAAFGGDPNNVTLFGESCGGGSVLLLCVAPSAKGLFKKAICESGPIQLYNTPETSAPYAKEVMELLGCKTAQELAAVPVGMVQEIVCNKFFYNHEHDVSLLYAPTCDGRVLPKKPLQALKDGAAKDIELMIGTNADEFAYWGLYWDLATQMPDFWHHQAVIHFDGKLDNDKYETAWANAYPDQDPGERYLEYTNQIGFRVGTDLIAQYQAKYNKVYHYLFKYESKVPGMHSCHALELPFVFDNRDVPGVNKGLTGEVPPQGLADRMQDAWASFARTGDPSNPSIPTWEPYDAENRNTMVMDEDAWECKKNINDKNDELLRSAFEECLLEK; encoded by the coding sequence ATGCCGAAAGTTACTACTAAGACCGGTGTATTGACCGGCAAGGAGCTCGAAGGCGGCGTTCACGCCTATCTGGGTATCCCGTATGCCAAGCCTGCGGTGGGAGCACTGCGTTGGCAGTCGCCGCAGCCGCTGGAGGCGAGCGACCAGGAGATTGACTGCACCGAATTCGGCAAGGTCCCGATGCAGAAGGTCGATCCCGTCATGGTCGACTCCTTGATGGAAATGAGCGAGGACTGCCTCAACCTGAACGTCTGGGTTAAGAACCCTGAAGGCAAGAAGGACCTGCCGGTGATGGTCTTCATCCACGGTGGCTCCTATATGGAAGGCGGCATCGCCGATCCCGAGATCAACGGCGCCCAGTTCGCCCGTCGTGACGGCGTGATCATGGTCAACATGAACTACCGCCTCAACGCGTTCGGCTTCCTCAACGTGGGTTCCCTGCCCGGCGGCGAGGATTTCCAGGATGCCAGCACCTGCGGTATCCAGGATCAGATTGCGGCCCTGAAGTGGGTTCATGAAAACATCGCCGCGTTCGGTGGGGACCCGAACAATGTGACGCTGTTCGGCGAATCCTGCGGAGGTGGCTCGGTGCTGCTGCTGTGCGTGGCTCCAAGCGCCAAGGGGCTGTTCAAGAAGGCCATCTGCGAATCCGGCCCGATTCAGCTTTACAATACCCCGGAAACCAGCGCCCCATATGCCAAGGAGGTCATGGAACTGCTCGGTTGTAAGACCGCTCAGGAACTGGCCGCTGTGCCGGTGGGTATGGTTCAGGAGATCGTATGCAACAAGTTCTTCTATAACCACGAGCACGACGTCTCGCTGCTGTATGCGCCGACCTGCGATGGCCGAGTGCTGCCGAAGAAGCCGCTGCAGGCGCTCAAGGACGGTGCCGCCAAGGACATCGAGCTGATGATCGGCACCAACGCCGACGAGTTCGCCTATTGGGGTCTCTACTGGGACCTCGCCACGCAGATGCCGGACTTCTGGCATCATCAGGCGGTCATCCACTTCGACGGCAAGCTCGACAACGACAAGTACGAGACCGCTTGGGCCAATGCCTATCCCGACCAGGATCCCGGCGAGCGTTACCTCGAGTACACCAATCAGATCGGATTCCGCGTCGGTACCGACCTCATCGCGCAGTATCAGGCCAAGTACAACAAGGTCTATCACTATCTGTTCAAGTACGAGTCCAAGGTTCCGGGCATGCATTCCTGCCACGCGCTCGAGCTGCCGTTCGTCTTCGACAACCGCGACGTCCCTGGGGTCAACAAGGGCCTGACCGGCGAAGTACCGCCTCAGGGTCTCGCCGACCGCATGCAGGATGCCTGGGCGTCCTTCGCCCGCACCGGTGATCCGAGCAACCCGTCGATTCCGACGTGGGAGCCTTACGACGCCGAAAACCGCAACACCATGGTCATGGATGAGGATGCATGGGAATGCAAGAAGAACATCAACGATAAGAACGACGAGCTGCTGCGTTCGGCGTTTGAAGAATGCCTGCTCGAAAAGTAA
- a CDS encoding MerR family transcriptional regulator: MHVKHLINGGKSIKETAETYGVSIDTLYYYEKLGLVVPKRNPYNSYRVYDSTDFFKLNVIMELRAMGVDLEDIQEYLTHHDFKSTLTLLDKKLSSLQEQIDRLTRQQQDIVRELKHDLSAISEAQTSVMTIEELDDRPCELVSTDLLFYEDIPYAFAQYMAVNKHERLKTLRSIPTYLVDTTQKVNGCFPSKSIMLYTGEKNPKIPYIISKRLYACRTFKGPFLECAKIYDEMKVEIDKQGYRICGDPIEMCLIGSYESDHFEEHVSRIEVPVKLKQGAQPAMEPAKPREGTEGTAAKAQAD, translated from the coding sequence ATGCACGTCAAACATCTCATCAACGGCGGTAAGTCAATCAAAGAGACCGCCGAAACCTACGGTGTCAGCATCGACACCCTCTATTACTACGAGAAGCTCGGGCTCGTGGTCCCCAAAAGGAATCCCTATAATTCCTACAGGGTCTATGATTCAACAGATTTCTTCAAACTCAATGTCATCATGGAGCTGCGCGCGATGGGCGTAGATCTGGAGGACATACAGGAATACCTCACACACCATGATTTCAAGTCAACATTGACTTTGCTGGACAAAAAGCTCAGCTCGCTACAAGAGCAAATCGACAGGCTCACTCGGCAGCAACAGGATATCGTGCGAGAACTCAAGCATGACCTGAGCGCGATTTCCGAGGCCCAGACCTCCGTGATGACCATCGAAGAGCTCGACGACCGGCCCTGCGAGCTCGTTTCGACCGATCTGCTGTTTTACGAGGACATTCCCTACGCCTTCGCACAATACATGGCCGTCAACAAGCACGAACGCCTGAAAACGTTACGCAGCATACCGACCTATCTGGTGGACACCACGCAGAAAGTGAACGGTTGCTTCCCCTCCAAGTCGATCATGCTTTACACCGGCGAAAAGAATCCCAAGATCCCCTACATCATCAGCAAGAGACTTTATGCCTGTCGGACGTTCAAAGGCCCGTTCCTGGAATGCGCGAAAATCTATGACGAGATGAAAGTGGAAATCGACAAACAAGGCTATCGGATTTGCGGCGATCCCATTGAAATGTGCCTCATCGGTTCTTACGAATCTGACCATTTCGAGGAGCACGTCTCGCGAATCGAGGTTCCGGTAAAGCTGAAGCAGGGAGCGCAACCGGCAATGGAACCGGCAAAGCCGAGAGAAGGAACGGAAGGGACTGCAGCGAAGGCGCAGGCCGACTGA
- a CDS encoding GNAT family N-acetyltransferase encodes MENVAKGDAGIGVVYSPMIWSDVEAITRQFDETWGDYALLRGDKKLSMLLSYHFVLHYIEPATRGEIAHKNGEFMGVVLSRVVGQPVMFGNVAEEMAKIDERLNSTPAGHKALADLELGFEIERRMERQTGINDKAPAEVELFLVSSASRGQGVGGELWKRTMEYFERFHEPMFYLHTDSDCDVSFYDRHGMKRIAEREEQRHPDDGRDQQMAPNKMYIYAGVPGKVKTTVSQK; translated from the coding sequence ATGGAAAATGTTGCGAAAGGCGATGCCGGAATCGGAGTGGTCTATTCCCCGATGATCTGGAGCGATGTCGAAGCCATCACTCGGCAGTTCGATGAGACCTGGGGTGACTATGCCCTTCTGCGTGGCGACAAAAAGCTTTCGATGCTGCTTTCCTATCATTTCGTTTTGCACTATATCGAGCCTGCCACTCGCGGCGAGATTGCCCATAAAAACGGTGAGTTCATGGGCGTCGTGCTTTCGCGCGTCGTTGGTCAGCCGGTGATGTTCGGCAATGTTGCCGAGGAAATGGCGAAAATCGACGAACGGCTCAATTCGACTCCGGCCGGGCACAAGGCGCTCGCGGACCTCGAACTTGGTTTCGAGATCGAACGGCGCATGGAGCGCCAGACCGGCATCAACGACAAGGCGCCCGCCGAAGTCGAACTTTTCCTGGTGTCCTCGGCTTCCCGCGGCCAAGGCGTCGGTGGCGAGCTGTGGAAGCGCACCATGGAATATTTCGAGCGCTTCCATGAGCCGATGTTCTATCTGCACACCGATTCGGATTGCGACGTCAGCTTCTACGATCGTCATGGCATGAAGCGCATCGCCGAGCGCGAGGAGCAGCGTCACCCCGACGACGGCCGCGACCAGCAGATGGCTCCAAACAAAATGTACATTTACGCCGGCGTCCCCGGCAAGGTCAAAACAACCGTTTCCCAGAAATGA